A region of Drosophila mauritiana strain mau12 chromosome 3L, ASM438214v1, whole genome shotgun sequence DNA encodes the following proteins:
- the LOC117140741 gene encoding cationic amino acid transporter 2 isoform X2, translating to MVRQISPWKVLTRRKNLQADGSEGETKLNRVLGLWDLTALGVGSTLGAGVYVLAGQIAKDQAGPSVMISFAIAALASLLAGVCYAEFGARVPKAGSAYVYSYVCIGEFVAFVIGWNLILEYVIGTASVCRGISLYLDSLLNDTLKNTFAEVAPMNVSFLGSYFDFLAFGLVVVFGVALAFGVETSTMANNFVTCLNIFILGFVIIAGAIKADYSNWTVDSSTVNANSTIGSGGFFPFGFEGTLRGAATCFFGFVGFDCIATTGEEVRNPRKNIPKSILLSLLIIFLCYFGVSTVLTLMLPYYIQDVNAPLPYAFEYVGWPVAMWIVTVGGLVGLLASLFGALFPLPRVMYSMAQDGLLFKFLGKVSPRFRVPVTGSIVAALFTAAIAGLFDLSQLVSLLSIGTLLAYSVVAISIMLLRYMDYCEVDENPGQREVRASETTSLTSSSERFTFGSVCTQLFNVHRVQEPNAISSRIVGVLSTLFCLIALGVGVLIMQAHPLIASKEVWALTLLIVLVVLMFLVIFLICLQPREARRRLFRVPFVPIVPAISIFINIYLMLQLDTWTWIRFGVWMIVGLSIYFFYGLPNSYREIKRQRAGWQKLKYSDRL from the exons ATGGTTCGCCAGATCTCGCCCTGGAAGGTTCTCACCCGGCGCAAGAATCTGCAAGCGGATGGCAGCGAGGGAGAAACGAAGTTGAATCGAGTTCTGGGTCTATGGGACCTCACGGCCCTGGGCGTCGGATCGACCTTGGGAGCTGGGGTCTACGTGCTGGCCGGACAGATAGCCAAGGATCAGGCGGGTCCGTCGGTGATGATATCGTTTGCCATCGCGGCACTGGCATCTCTGCTGGCAG GAGTTTGCTATGCAGAATTTGGCGCTCGAGTTCCCAAGGCTGGATCGGCCTATGTATATAGTTATGTCTGCATCGGGGAATTCGTAGCTTTTGTCATTGGATGGAATCTCATATTGGAATACGTCATTGGAACGGCTAGTGTTTGTAGGGGTATCAGCCTGTACCTGGACTCCCTACTAAATGATACCCTGAAAAACACATTCGCCGAGGTTGCTCCTATGAATGTCAGTTTCTTGGGCAGCTACTTTGACTTTTTGGCCTTTGGCCTAGTGGTTGTATTTGGCG TTGCACTGGCCTTTGGCGTGGAGACATCGACTATGGCAAACAATTTTGTGACGTgtttgaatatatttattttgggaTTTGTCATAATCGCTGGCGCTATAAAAG CTGACTATTCCAACTGGACGGTGGATTCAAGTACTGTGAATGCGAATTCTACTATCGGATCCGGTGGGTTTTTCCCCTTTGGATTTGAAGGCACTCTTCGTGGAGCAGCCACCTGCTTCTTTGGCTTTGTGGGATTCGATTGCATCGCCACCACTGGAGAAGAGGTCCGAAATCCTCGTAAAAATATTCCGAAATCGATTCTGCTCTCGCTgctgattatttttttgtgcTATTTCGGAGTGTCCACTGTGCTGACATTGATGCTGCCGTACTATATCCAGGATGTAAACGCACCACTGCCATACGCCTTCGAGTATGTGGGATGGCCAGTGGCCATGTGGATTGTCACCGTAGGTGGCTTGGTGGGTCTACTGGCCAGTCTCTTTGGAGCACTGTTCCCACTGCCCAGGGTTATGTACTCGATGGCCCAGGATGGTCTATTGTTTAAGTTTCTGGGCAAAGTGAGTCCGAGATTCCGAGTTCCAGTCACCGGATCTATTGTGGCAGCTCTTTTCACGGCTGCAATTGCCGGACTCTTCGATTTGTCCCAACTGGTCAGCCTGCTCTCAATCGGCACTTTGTTGGCCTACAGCGTTGTGGCCATATCCATAATGCTTCTGCGATATATGGACTATTGTGAGGTGGACGAGAATCCAGGACAGAGGGAAGTGAGGGCTTCGGAAACCACTTCTTTGACTTCGAGTTCCGAGCGATTCACATTCGGTTCAGTATGCACACAACTGTTTAATGTTCATCGAGTCCAGGAGCCCAACGCAATATCCTCAAGGATTGTGGGAGTGCTTTCAACTTTGTTTT GCCTAATTGCCTTGGGCGTTGGAGTGCTAATTATGCAGGCTCATCCTTTAATCGCCTCCAAAGAAGTCTGGGCCTTGACCCTCCTGATTGTGTTAGTCGTTTTAATGTTTCTGGTGATCTTTCTGATTTGCCTCCAGCCAAGAGAAGCTCGTCGTAGATTATTCAGAGTTCCCTTTGTACCGATTGTTCCTGCCATCAGTATCTTCATCAATATATATCTAATGCTTCAACTGGACACCTGGACGTGGATACGATTTGGAGTCTGGATGATTGTGG GACTTTCCATATACTTTTTCTACGGACTGCCAAACAGCTACAGAGAAATTAAGCGACAAAGGGCCGGATGGCAGAAGCTCAAATACAGCGATCGTCTCTGA
- the LOC117140741 gene encoding cationic amino acid transporter 3 isoform X1, whose protein sequence is MVRQISPWKVLTRRKNLQADGSEGETKLNRVLGLWDLTALGVGSTLGAGVYVLAGQIAKDQAGPSVMISFAIAALASLLAGVCYAEFGARVPKAGSAYVYSYVCIGEFVAFVIGWNLILEYVIGTASVCRGISLYLDSLLNDTLKNTFAEVAPMNVSFLGSYFDFLAFGLVVVFGVALAFGVETSTMANNFVTCLNIFILGFVIIAGAIKADYSNWTVDSSTVNANSTIGSGGFFPFGFEGTLRGAATCFFGFVGFDCIATTGEEVRNPRKNIPKSILLSLLIIFLCYFGVSTVLTLMLPYYIQDVNAPLPYAFEYVGWPVAMWIVTVGGLVGLLASLFGALFPLPRVMYSMAQDGLLFKFLGKVSPRFRVPVTGSIVAALFTAAIAGLFDLSQLVSLLSIGTLLAYSVVAISIMLLRYMDYCEVDENPGQREVRASETTSLTSSSERFTFGSVCTQLFNVHRVQEPNAISSRIVGVLSTLFCLIALGVGVLIMQAHPLIASKEVWALTLLIVLVVLMFLVIFLICLQPREARRRLFRVPFVPIVPAISIFINIYLMLQLDTWTWIRFGVWMIVGIPVFLACWYLYDCKNPAKRNPERWAFYKALKGLQESREQEYHCISKESVLTLETQLKKSPSSSLDRIQNLSDVGDDLVEIKNANGKVFYVEDNKSENSTATLGSNPESPSREDEQSVIAMLDDVLNAEDTQQRQQELDLQQQMIFERHFSLDSEMYPSVIETVIVATVHSSSDDDEVQSGITLKLSRYDECKLVAHQMLEELFNSEAFYEQLEKVKAKEVPLVKGDKLEEEAESVNGAEATKPVFVFQRLGSQTSIKSQASIIEDPLHSTKFKDRLSHIIMNANAHQVKVVAKRAEDMDGEEELEQVQAEEPKARPLLKQSKSETDVRRLMLKAISELKIDRNETGNADEVPAEVPTTTGNPSKDPVPGAGPIAAPVAAAAGSNIPRPPKFDPVLYKTINSISLRKQRPSLNRQHIVDAKNPALLRPESQTETRPDPGEQPEPEPLPFKAKLEAILQRGPSHRTQQHPDLVRRQRPQSTYIEVEELES, encoded by the exons ATGGTTCGCCAGATCTCGCCCTGGAAGGTTCTCACCCGGCGCAAGAATCTGCAAGCGGATGGCAGCGAGGGAGAAACGAAGTTGAATCGAGTTCTGGGTCTATGGGACCTCACGGCCCTGGGCGTCGGATCGACCTTGGGAGCTGGGGTCTACGTGCTGGCCGGACAGATAGCCAAGGATCAGGCGGGTCCGTCGGTGATGATATCGTTTGCCATCGCGGCACTGGCATCTCTGCTGGCAG GAGTTTGCTATGCAGAATTTGGCGCTCGAGTTCCCAAGGCTGGATCGGCCTATGTATATAGTTATGTCTGCATCGGGGAATTCGTAGCTTTTGTCATTGGATGGAATCTCATATTGGAATACGTCATTGGAACGGCTAGTGTTTGTAGGGGTATCAGCCTGTACCTGGACTCCCTACTAAATGATACCCTGAAAAACACATTCGCCGAGGTTGCTCCTATGAATGTCAGTTTCTTGGGCAGCTACTTTGACTTTTTGGCCTTTGGCCTAGTGGTTGTATTTGGCG TTGCACTGGCCTTTGGCGTGGAGACATCGACTATGGCAAACAATTTTGTGACGTgtttgaatatatttattttgggaTTTGTCATAATCGCTGGCGCTATAAAAG CTGACTATTCCAACTGGACGGTGGATTCAAGTACTGTGAATGCGAATTCTACTATCGGATCCGGTGGGTTTTTCCCCTTTGGATTTGAAGGCACTCTTCGTGGAGCAGCCACCTGCTTCTTTGGCTTTGTGGGATTCGATTGCATCGCCACCACTGGAGAAGAGGTCCGAAATCCTCGTAAAAATATTCCGAAATCGATTCTGCTCTCGCTgctgattatttttttgtgcTATTTCGGAGTGTCCACTGTGCTGACATTGATGCTGCCGTACTATATCCAGGATGTAAACGCACCACTGCCATACGCCTTCGAGTATGTGGGATGGCCAGTGGCCATGTGGATTGTCACCGTAGGTGGCTTGGTGGGTCTACTGGCCAGTCTCTTTGGAGCACTGTTCCCACTGCCCAGGGTTATGTACTCGATGGCCCAGGATGGTCTATTGTTTAAGTTTCTGGGCAAAGTGAGTCCGAGATTCCGAGTTCCAGTCACCGGATCTATTGTGGCAGCTCTTTTCACGGCTGCAATTGCCGGACTCTTCGATTTGTCCCAACTGGTCAGCCTGCTCTCAATCGGCACTTTGTTGGCCTACAGCGTTGTGGCCATATCCATAATGCTTCTGCGATATATGGACTATTGTGAGGTGGACGAGAATCCAGGACAGAGGGAAGTGAGGGCTTCGGAAACCACTTCTTTGACTTCGAGTTCCGAGCGATTCACATTCGGTTCAGTATGCACACAACTGTTTAATGTTCATCGAGTCCAGGAGCCCAACGCAATATCCTCAAGGATTGTGGGAGTGCTTTCAACTTTGTTTT GCCTAATTGCCTTGGGCGTTGGAGTGCTAATTATGCAGGCTCATCCTTTAATCGCCTCCAAAGAAGTCTGGGCCTTGACCCTCCTGATTGTGTTAGTCGTTTTAATGTTTCTGGTGATCTTTCTGATTTGCCTCCAGCCAAGAGAAGCTCGTCGTAGATTATTCAGAGTTCCCTTTGTACCGATTGTTCCTGCCATCAGTATCTTCATCAATATATATCTAATGCTTCAACTGGACACCTGGACGTGGATACGATTTGGAGTCTGGATGATTGTGG GTATACCCGTATTTCTTGCATGCTGGTATTTATACGATTGCAAGAATCCGGCGAAGAGAAACCCCGAGAGATGGGCCTTCTACAAGGCGCTAAAGGGCTTACAAGAAAGTCGAGAGCAAGAGTATCATTGCATATCCAAGGAGAGTGTTTTGACCCTAGAGACGCAGCTAAAGAAGAGTCCGAGCAGTAGCCTGGATCGAATTCAGAATCTTAGTGATGTGGGCGACGATTTGGTCGAAATAAAGAATGCCAATGGAAAGGTGTTTTATGTGGAGGACAACAAGAGTGAGAATTCCACTGCCACCTTGGGCTCCAACCCAGAATCTCCATCGCGGGAGGACGAACAGTCGGTAATCGCAATGTTGGACGATGTGCTGAATGCCGAGGATACACAGCAAAGACAACAGGAGCTGGACCTCCAACAACAGATGATTTTCGAGCGGCATTTCAGCCTGGACTCTGAAATGTATCCAAGTGTTATAGAAACCGTGATTGTGGCCACCGTTCACAGTAGcagcgatgatgatgaagtCCAAAGTGGGATTACCCTTAAATTGAGTAGATACGATGAATGCAAGCTGGTCGCCCATCAAATGCTGGAGGAGTTGTTCAATAGCGAGGCTTTCTACGAACAGTTGGAGAAGGTTAAGGCCAAAGAGGTTCCTTTGGTGAAAGGAGATAAATTGGAGGAGGAAGCTGAATCTGTAAATGGCGCTGAGGCTACCAAGCCTGTGTTTGTGTTCCAGCGCTTGGGCTCACAGACTTCCATCAAATCCCAGGCCTCTATCATTGAGGATCCGCTGCATTCGACCAAGTTTAAAGACCGATTAAGCCACATCATTATGAATGCCAATGCCCACCAGGTGAAGGTAGTGGCCAAGAGAGCCGAGGACATGGATGgcgaggaggagctggagcaggTGCAGGCTGAGGAGCCCAAAGCAAGGCCGCTGCTAAAGCAATCGAAAAGCGAAACCGATGTGCGTCGCTTAATGCTCAAGGCCATCAGCGAGCTGAAAATCGACCGTAATGAGACTGGTAATGCTGATGAGGTCCCCGCCGAGGTGCCCACCACCACAGGAAACCCCTCAAAGGACCCAGTTCCCGGTGCAGGTCCTATTGCAGCTCCAGTTGCAGCGGCGGCTGGTAGCAACATACCGCGTCCACCTAAATTCGATCCGGTTCTGTACAAGACCATCAACAGCATTAGTTTACGCAAACAGCGACCCAGTTTGAATCGCCAGCATATCGTGGATGCCAAGAACCCGGCGCTTTTGCGACCGGAATCGCAGACGGAGACGCGTCCGGATCCTGGCGAGCAACCGGAGCCGGAGCCGTTGCCATTCAAAGCCAAATTGGAGGCCATATTGCAGCGGGGTCCCTCACACCGAACCCAGCAACATCCGGACCTGGTGCGTCGCCAACGTCCGCAGTCTACCTACATAGAAGTGGAGGAGCTCGAAAGCTGA